One genomic segment of Ricinus communis isolate WT05 ecotype wild-type chromosome 5, ASM1957865v1, whole genome shotgun sequence includes these proteins:
- the LOC8269034 gene encoding putative germin-like protein 9-2, with amino-acid sequence MGKFCSLIAFATILALANYSFLANARDPDILKDFLIPIGIDPSNITSQFFTYTGFRQLVNVNITGRTAALVTKASMVEFPALEGQGVSVAALIYPPSGINPPHVHPRASELLIVIQGVLEVGIIDSTNKLYTQTLQVPDMFIFPKGLVHYQINTRSDSPAYALGMFGSANAGTVSLPSSVFGSGISAEILAEAFKTDVETISKLIAANNITLS; translated from the coding sequence ATGGGAAAATTTTGCAGCTTGATAGCCTTTGCCACGATTTTGGCATTAGCCAATTACTCCTTTTTGGCTAATGCAAGAGACCCAGATATCCTGAAAGATTTCTTAATACCAATAGGTATTGACCCCAGCAACATAACTAGCCAATTCTTTACATACACTGGTTTCAGACAATTGGTAAATGTCAATATAACAGGAAGAACTGCAGCCTTAGTAACAAAAGCATCAATGGTAGAATTTCCTGCACTAGAAGGCCAGGGAGTATCTGTTGCTGCACTTATATATCCTCCTTCAGGAATTAACCCACCTCATGTTCATCCAAGAGCATCAGAGCTCCTGATAGTAATACAAGGTGTGCTTGAAGTTGGAATTATTGACTCGACAAACAAGCTGTACACACAAACCCTTCAGGTTCCTGACATGTTTATTTTCCCAAAAGGGCTAGTTCATTATCAGATAAACACAAGAAGTGACTCTCCTGCTTATGCTCTTGGGATGTTTGGCAGTGCAAATGCTGGTACTGTTTCACTGCCAAGCTCTGTTTTTGGGAGTGGTATAAGTGCTGAAATTCTTGCTGAGGCTTTCAAGACTGATGTGGAGACCATTTCCAAGCTTATTGCAGCAAATAACATCACACTGAGTTAA